One Thermicanus aegyptius DSM 12793 DNA segment encodes these proteins:
- a CDS encoding class I SAM-dependent methyltransferase — protein MQDPVRFQEIFNQWAETYDEFVYSNEGEYAEVFQGYDRILERTVELLGQKPGDTILDIGAGTGNLAYVAWKKGYRVIPIEPNQAMRAKGEKKYPELPFQDGNFLDLPFPDGSVQGIISSYAFHHLTDEEKGEAILLFRRLLSHGGRVVIADTMYEREEVKESLLKEARAKGFRNLAEDLEREFYSTHAVLRSLFEQAGFSVSFEPMNRFVWILQAEKR, from the coding sequence ATGCAGGATCCTGTTCGTTTCCAAGAGATTTTTAATCAGTGGGCAGAGACCTATGATGAATTCGTGTACAGTAACGAGGGGGAGTATGCAGAAGTTTTCCAAGGATATGACCGCATCCTGGAGAGGACGGTGGAACTTCTCGGGCAAAAGCCGGGAGATACGATTCTGGATATTGGCGCAGGGACGGGAAATCTGGCTTATGTCGCTTGGAAGAAGGGATATCGGGTGATTCCCATCGAACCGAACCAAGCGATGCGGGCAAAGGGAGAGAAGAAGTACCCTGAACTTCCTTTTCAAGATGGGAATTTTTTAGATCTTCCTTTCCCCGATGGGTCCGTTCAGGGAATCATCAGCAGTTATGCTTTTCATCATTTGACGGATGAAGAAAAGGGGGAGGCGATACTTCTCTTTCGCCGGCTCTTGTCCCACGGGGGAAGGGTGGTCATCGCCGATACCATGTACGAACGTGAAGAGGTGAAGGAGAGTCTGCTCAAGGAAGCAAGGGCCAAAGGGTTCAGGAATCTGGCGGAAGATTTGGAGCGGGAGTTTTACTCCACCCATGCGGTCCTTCGTTCTCTTTTCGAACAGGCGGGTTTCTCCGTATCTTTTGAGCCGATGAACCGCTTCGTATGGATATTGCAGGCGGAAAAAAGATGA